A genome region from Acaryochloris thomasi RCC1774 includes the following:
- the ftsH2 gene encoding ATP-dependent zinc metalloprotease FtsH2: protein MKTSWKTILLWSLPALFLAFFLWQGTVATTPTPENAVSNTASSRMTYGRFLEYLDGGRIQKVDLFDGGRTAIIETSEMEIPGQGDQIQRARVDLPGSAPQLITKLRDADVDLDIHPTQDRGAVWGLLGNLVFPIFLIVGLFFLFRRSNNVPGGPGQAMNFGKSKARFQMEAQTGVMFDDVAGVEEAKEELQEVITFLKKPEKFTAVGAKIPKGALLVGPPGTGKTLLAKAIAGEAGVPFFSISGSEFVEMFVGVGASRVRDLFKKAKENAPCIIFIDEIDAVGRQRGAGIGGGNDEREQTLNQLLTEMDGFEGNSGIIILAATNRPDVLDSALLRPGRFDRQVTVDAPDIRGRLEILSVHARDKKLGDEVSLESIARRTPGFTGADLANLLNEAAILTARRRKEAITLLEIDDAVDRVVAGMEGTPLVDSKSKRLIAYHEIGHAIVATLIKGHDPVQKVTLIPRGQAQGLTWFTPSDEQELISRSQLNARMAGAMGGRAAEQVVFGDAEVTTGAGGDLQQVTGMARQMVTRFGMSDLGPMSLESQQGEVFLGRDLMTRSEYSDEIAARIDGQVRELIQHAYEEAMRIVRENRTVIDRLVDLLVERETIGGEELRQIVAEYTVVPDKERYVPQL, encoded by the coding sequence AGTGGACCTCTTTGACGGAGGCCGTACCGCCATCATCGAAACCTCAGAAATGGAAATCCCAGGTCAGGGAGACCAAATTCAGAGAGCGCGCGTTGATTTACCCGGCTCCGCACCCCAATTGATTACTAAGCTCAGAGATGCAGATGTTGACCTTGACATCCACCCCACCCAGGACAGAGGTGCTGTCTGGGGGTTGTTGGGTAACCTAGTCTTCCCCATTTTCTTGATTGTGGGTCTCTTCTTCCTGTTCCGTCGCTCTAACAACGTTCCTGGTGGTCCCGGACAGGCGATGAACTTTGGTAAATCCAAAGCTCGCTTTCAGATGGAAGCCCAAACCGGCGTTATGTTTGACGATGTCGCTGGTGTTGAAGAAGCCAAAGAAGAACTGCAAGAAGTCATTACCTTTTTGAAAAAGCCTGAAAAGTTTACGGCTGTTGGTGCCAAAATTCCTAAGGGTGCGCTCCTTGTCGGTCCTCCTGGAACCGGTAAAACACTTCTCGCCAAGGCGATCGCGGGTGAAGCAGGCGTTCCTTTCTTCAGTATTTCGGGTTCTGAATTCGTCGAAATGTTTGTGGGTGTCGGTGCCTCTCGAGTCCGTGACCTATTCAAGAAAGCAAAAGAAAACGCTCCCTGCATCATCTTTATTGATGAGATTGATGCTGTGGGTCGTCAACGTGGTGCCGGTATTGGCGGCGGTAACGACGAGCGAGAGCAGACTCTCAACCAGCTCCTAACCGAAATGGATGGCTTTGAAGGCAACTCCGGGATTATCATTCTGGCCGCCACCAACCGCCCAGACGTCTTGGATAGTGCCCTTCTGCGACCCGGTCGTTTTGACCGTCAGGTTACTGTTGATGCGCCCGACATCAGAGGTCGTTTAGAAATTCTTTCTGTCCACGCCCGCGACAAAAAGCTAGGGGATGAAGTTTCTCTAGAAAGCATTGCCCGCCGCACTCCTGGTTTCACAGGGGCCGACCTAGCAAACCTTCTCAACGAAGCTGCCATTCTCACAGCGCGTCGCCGCAAAGAAGCGATCACGCTCCTAGAAATTGACGATGCCGTTGACCGTGTTGTCGCCGGTATGGAAGGCACGCCTCTGGTTGACAGCAAGAGCAAACGTTTGATTGCTTACCATGAGATTGGCCATGCCATTGTTGCAACTCTGATCAAAGGACATGACCCTGTTCAGAAAGTCACGCTCATTCCTCGTGGGCAAGCTCAAGGTCTTACCTGGTTTACCCCTTCTGACGAGCAGGAACTGATTTCTCGCTCTCAGCTCAATGCCCGAATGGCTGGTGCTATGGGCGGACGCGCTGCCGAACAGGTTGTTTTCGGTGATGCGGAAGTCACGACGGGCGCTGGCGGCGACCTACAGCAAGTGACCGGAATGGCTCGCCAGATGGTGACGCGATTCGGGATGTCTGATCTCGGTCCGATGTCTCTCGAAAGTCAACAGGGTGAAGTCTTCTTGGGGCGAGATTTGATGACGCGCTCGGAGTACTCTGACGAAATTGCGGCTCGCATTGATGGTCAGGTTCGGGAGCTGATTCAACACGCCTATGAAGAGGCGATGCGGATTGTTCGTGAAAATCGCACCGTTATTGATCGTCTCGTTGACTTGTTGGTGGAAAGAGAAACCATCGGTGGCGAAGAGCTACGGCAGATTGTGGCTGAGTACACCGTCGTTCCTGACAAAGAACGGTATGTCCCACAGCTCTAA
- a CDS encoding carbon-nitrogen hydrolase family protein produces the protein MKSYIAAAVQMTSLPDLHKNLAQAEELIDLAVRQGAELVCLPENFAFLGDEAAKMAQADVIHVACEKFLKKQAQKFQVTILGGGYPVPAKEGKVYNTALLVGPDGQQLARYEKVHLFDVALPDGNIYDESSSVLAGEQLPPVYESPTLGNLGLSVCYDVRFPELYRSMANAGANVLFVPAAFTAFTGKDHWQVLLQARAIENTCYVIAPAQAGSHNSRRQSHGHAMIVDPWGCILADAGTLKGVAIAAIESSRLAQVRRQMPSLQHRVFIAQS, from the coding sequence ATGAAGTCTTATATTGCCGCCGCCGTTCAAATGACAAGTCTGCCCGACTTGCATAAAAATCTGGCTCAAGCTGAAGAACTTATTGATCTCGCTGTACGCCAAGGTGCTGAACTTGTCTGTTTGCCTGAGAACTTCGCGTTTTTGGGTGATGAAGCGGCCAAGATGGCACAGGCTGACGTCATCCATGTCGCCTGTGAAAAATTTCTCAAAAAACAAGCCCAAAAATTTCAAGTCACAATTTTAGGCGGAGGCTACCCAGTCCCAGCTAAGGAAGGAAAGGTTTATAACACGGCACTTCTGGTTGGCCCTGATGGTCAACAATTGGCGCGCTATGAAAAAGTTCATCTGTTCGATGTTGCTTTACCTGACGGGAACATCTATGACGAGTCGAGTTCGGTCCTAGCTGGAGAGCAGCTTCCTCCGGTCTATGAATCACCGACCTTAGGGAACCTCGGCCTTTCCGTTTGCTACGATGTCCGCTTTCCTGAACTCTATCGCTCGATGGCGAATGCGGGAGCCAACGTTTTGTTTGTCCCGGCGGCCTTTACGGCGTTTACAGGCAAAGATCACTGGCAGGTCTTACTCCAGGCCCGCGCGATTGAAAATACCTGCTATGTGATTGCGCCCGCCCAGGCTGGGAGTCATAACTCTCGCCGTCAATCCCATGGCCACGCCATGATTGTGGACCCCTGGGGATGCATTTTGGCTGATGCAGGGACGCTCAAGGGAGTTGCGATCGCAGCCATTGAATCCTCCCGTCTGGCTCAGGTTCGCCGTCAGATGCCTAGTCTTCAGCATCGAGTTTTCATCGCACAATCTTAG
- a CDS encoding cation:proton antiporter, which produces MSFLSPLVFLGAPLLPIHFAAEVAGEANAGVDEAPLILAGVLLSLIVIYFASKVGEELCSRLNLPPVLGSLLGGVVVGVSALHLLMFPEASATEVTPSVLSTLLQATTDTTAGTATSVAAGYSEVISVLAELGVIILLFEIGLESDLSELIRVGPQAAVVAIVGVVAPFVAGTLGLIYLFHMAAIPAIFAGAALTATSIGITAKVLAEIQQLSSEEGQIIIGAAVLDDVLGIIVLAVVASLAKTGEIQVNNIVYLIISSVVFLVGSIVLGRFLSPYFTALVDRLNTRGNLLIASLIFAFILAYIATAIHLEAILGAFTAGLVLAETDKRQELEEQILPIADMFVPIFFVCVGAKTDVSVLNPMVPENREGLIIAAFLIIVAIIGKVITGLTIVGKPDLNRLAIGVGMIPRGEVGLVFAGVGSASGALSRPLEAAIIVMVILTTFVAPPFLRIVFSDAEAEGDALGTIASGSSDPVEATVSTVAEDLEQES; this is translated from the coding sequence ATGTCTTTTCTTTCCCCTCTGGTCTTTCTCGGCGCTCCCCTACTCCCGATTCATTTTGCAGCAGAAGTCGCCGGGGAAGCTAATGCTGGCGTTGATGAAGCACCCCTGATCCTGGCTGGTGTTCTGCTGAGTTTAATTGTTATTTATTTTGCTAGTAAGGTTGGGGAAGAACTTTGTTCTCGCCTCAATCTCCCGCCGGTTCTGGGATCGCTCCTAGGTGGCGTAGTGGTGGGTGTATCTGCCCTGCATCTATTGATGTTCCCTGAGGCCTCTGCCACTGAGGTGACGCCTTCGGTGCTATCAACGCTTCTTCAGGCCACCACCGATACGACGGCAGGGACCGCCACCTCGGTTGCCGCTGGCTACAGTGAAGTCATCTCCGTGCTTGCTGAGCTGGGGGTGATTATCTTACTGTTTGAGATTGGTCTAGAATCCGATCTTTCGGAACTGATTCGTGTCGGCCCTCAAGCAGCCGTTGTGGCTATTGTCGGCGTGGTTGCTCCCTTTGTTGCGGGCACCCTAGGGCTGATTTATCTCTTCCATATGGCGGCTATTCCGGCTATCTTTGCTGGTGCTGCACTGACCGCGACGAGTATCGGTATTACCGCTAAGGTGCTGGCTGAAATTCAGCAGCTTTCATCTGAAGAGGGGCAGATTATTATCGGAGCGGCTGTCCTTGATGATGTTTTGGGGATTATTGTGCTTGCCGTTGTGGCTAGCCTTGCCAAGACCGGCGAGATTCAGGTCAACAACATCGTTTACCTGATCATCAGCTCCGTTGTTTTTTTAGTGGGCTCTATTGTTTTAGGGCGGTTTCTCAGCCCTTACTTTACGGCGCTTGTTGACCGACTTAATACCCGCGGGAACCTGTTGATTGCCTCATTGATCTTTGCGTTCATCCTCGCTTACATCGCTACAGCTATTCATCTCGAGGCTATCTTAGGTGCTTTCACCGCTGGTCTAGTGTTGGCAGAGACTGATAAGCGCCAAGAGCTAGAGGAGCAGATCTTACCCATTGCTGATATGTTCGTCCCGATCTTTTTTGTTTGCGTAGGGGCCAAAACTGACGTCAGCGTTCTCAATCCGATGGTGCCTGAAAATCGCGAAGGACTGATTATTGCCGCCTTTTTGATCATTGTTGCTATCATTGGCAAGGTCATTACCGGACTAACGATTGTCGGAAAACCCGATCTCAATCGGTTAGCGATCGGTGTTGGCATGATTCCTCGGGGTGAGGTGGGTCTTGTCTTTGCCGGTGTTGGTTCCGCTAGTGGAGCGCTCTCTCGGCCTTTAGAAGCGGCGATTATCGTCATGGTGATTTTAACCACGTTTGTGGCTCCGCCCTTTCTGCGTATTGTCTTTAGTGATGCTGAAGCAGAAGGCGATGCTCTGGGCACAATAGCGTCGGGTTCCTCTGACCCAGTAGAGGCAACTGTCTCCACCGTGGCTGAGGATCTCGAGCAAGAGTCCTAA
- a CDS encoding N-acetylmuramoyl-L-alanine amidase: MHQMLQLNRIKQLRVGLLLPGLWGGLLWCLPVDAAQLKSWRFDQTQNQLRFTTDQAVSPRVQLIPDPTRLVVDLPGVTLGRPTVTQNVGAQFRSVRVGQFDAQTARIVVELAPGYIVDPAQVKVEGNSPTNWSIKLPEPSVWQQNSAASSSPTIASPTEASPDLPEAPESGGSAPPPVAIANSAPTAAEPAPQTDTVAAANRTTIRDLVVTNDGFFFKTVGPKPDVKLRNSRDRETVTLEVKDAAFISELRQKIFKPRYHGVESITLQEGPDPGMALITMKVNSESRGWRASVSKFSGIVLSPKRKTAGTRKPPSASSLIPRPTRTADASKNGQLATIRAIDLGGDQLLIRADGQLSYTQGWEGSTYRITVRSAQIAPGLRAPQVGLGSSLSEVRILQQDPTTVTILAKPASGVRILGLRAFNAQSLLLQLARSGAPARIPTANRPATVSPTPRPLPAVQGRPVIVIDPGHGGKDPGAIGIGGLRETDVVLDISNQVARILQQQGVVVRMTRSNETFVSLQGRVAYAERARATAFVSIHANAISLSRPDVNGLETYHAPGARLGSRLARTIHNTILRNISMGSRGVRSARFYVLRKSSMPAVLVETGFLTGRDDNPRLRNPAWRTQMAQSIAQGVLNYLSGRYN; the protein is encoded by the coding sequence ATGCACCAGATGTTGCAGTTGAATCGCATCAAACAGCTTCGAGTAGGGCTGTTGTTGCCTGGCCTGTGGGGCGGACTGCTGTGGTGCTTACCTGTTGATGCGGCTCAACTAAAGTCCTGGCGTTTTGATCAAACTCAAAATCAGCTGCGGTTCACTACGGATCAGGCGGTGAGTCCGAGGGTGCAGCTGATCCCTGATCCGACTCGACTGGTGGTGGATCTGCCGGGGGTTACCTTAGGCCGACCTACGGTCACACAAAATGTAGGTGCCCAGTTTCGCAGCGTTAGGGTGGGACAGTTTGACGCTCAAACGGCCCGTATTGTTGTTGAACTTGCTCCTGGGTATATTGTTGATCCAGCGCAGGTCAAGGTTGAAGGTAACTCCCCTACCAACTGGTCAATCAAGCTGCCTGAACCCAGTGTATGGCAACAAAACTCAGCTGCGTCTTCATCCCCAACAATCGCATCCCCCACAGAAGCATCGCCGGATCTACCTGAGGCTCCAGAAAGTGGAGGCTCAGCCCCACCTCCTGTGGCCATTGCCAATTCTGCGCCGACTGCGGCCGAGCCAGCACCTCAGACGGATACGGTTGCCGCTGCTAACCGAACAACTATCCGTGATCTGGTTGTGACTAATGATGGGTTCTTCTTTAAAACAGTGGGGCCAAAGCCTGACGTTAAGCTGCGCAATAGTCGAGATAGGGAGACGGTGACTCTTGAGGTTAAGGATGCGGCTTTCATTTCAGAGCTGCGCCAAAAAATATTCAAACCTCGGTATCACGGTGTTGAAAGCATTACCCTGCAGGAGGGACCAGATCCTGGAATGGCCCTCATTACGATGAAAGTGAATTCCGAGAGTCGGGGGTGGCGAGCGAGCGTTAGCAAATTTAGCGGCATTGTGCTGTCCCCCAAGCGGAAGACGGCAGGTACCCGAAAGCCACCTTCTGCTTCAAGCTTGATTCCCAGGCCGACGAGAACGGCTGATGCCTCGAAGAACGGACAGTTAGCCACCATTCGTGCCATTGATCTGGGAGGCGATCAGCTGCTGATTCGGGCAGACGGGCAGCTATCCTACACGCAGGGATGGGAAGGATCCACCTACCGGATTACGGTGAGATCAGCCCAGATTGCCCCCGGATTGAGAGCGCCTCAGGTGGGGTTAGGTAGTTCATTGTCTGAGGTGCGAATCCTGCAGCAGGATCCGACCACTGTCACAATTTTGGCAAAGCCCGCCTCTGGGGTGCGCATCCTGGGCTTGCGGGCATTCAATGCGCAGTCGTTGCTTTTGCAGCTCGCTCGATCCGGCGCACCTGCTCGGATCCCGACGGCTAACAGACCCGCAACGGTTAGCCCGACGCCTAGACCCTTACCTGCTGTACAGGGGCGGCCTGTGATCGTGATTGATCCGGGTCATGGTGGTAAGGACCCTGGTGCGATTGGGATTGGCGGGCTACGGGAAACGGATGTCGTTTTAGATATCTCAAATCAGGTGGCTCGCATCTTACAGCAGCAGGGCGTCGTTGTGCGAATGACGCGGAGTAATGAAACCTTTGTCAGCCTCCAGGGTCGGGTCGCTTATGCTGAGCGGGCTAGAGCGACTGCCTTTGTTAGCATTCACGCTAACGCAATCAGTCTGAGTCGGCCTGATGTGAATGGTTTAGAAACCTATCATGCCCCGGGTGCGCGTCTAGGCTCGCGGCTAGCGCGGACGATTCACAACACTATTTTGCGGAATATCAGCATGGGCAGTCGCGGAGTGAGGTCGGCTCGGTTTTATGTTTTGCGTAAGTCATCAATGCCTGCGGTGTTGGTGGAAACAGGCTTTTTGACGGGTCGCGACGACAACCCTCGCTTGCGCAATCCGGCATGGCGAACGCAAATGGCACAATCTATTGCTCAGGGGGTTCTCAACTATCTTTCTGGTCGCTATAACTAG
- the mdh gene encoding malate dehydrogenase: protein MTTIAGPPRVTIIGSGNVGSTLGQRIAEKNIADVVLLDIEPGRPQGLALDLTEARGFESHDRLIIGTADYADTQDSDVVVVTAGLARKPGMSRDDLLKANAKIVTAVVKDAIASSPNAILLIVTNPLDVMTYLAWQASGFSPERVVGMAGVLDAARFEAFIATELKVSIGNVHAMVLGGHGDLMVPLPRYTTVSGIPITELMDPDTITRLVERTRNGGAEIVSLMRAGSAYFAPASSASLMVESILFNRSRILPAAAYLQGQYGLSDIFLGVPTCLGRQGVSKVLELDLTQSEHQALEASAQSVRQNIKTAQSLLA, encoded by the coding sequence ATGACCACTATAGCGGGACCGCCCCGCGTCACGATTATCGGCTCGGGGAATGTCGGCAGTACGCTAGGACAGCGAATCGCTGAGAAGAATATTGCCGATGTTGTTCTGCTTGATATTGAACCCGGTCGTCCCCAGGGTCTAGCCCTTGATTTAACAGAGGCCCGAGGGTTTGAGTCCCATGATCGCTTAATTATCGGGACGGCAGACTACGCAGACACGCAAGATTCTGATGTCGTGGTCGTGACCGCAGGGCTGGCGCGCAAGCCTGGGATGAGCCGAGATGACTTGCTCAAGGCCAATGCCAAAATTGTGACAGCTGTCGTTAAAGATGCGATCGCAAGCTCCCCCAACGCCATTTTGCTGATCGTTACCAACCCCCTAGACGTGATGACCTACCTCGCATGGCAGGCCAGCGGTTTCTCGCCCGAGCGGGTAGTGGGGATGGCAGGCGTTTTAGACGCCGCTCGATTTGAAGCCTTCATTGCCACAGAACTGAAAGTCTCAATCGGCAACGTGCATGCAATGGTGTTGGGCGGCCACGGAGACCTGATGGTGCCCCTACCGAGATACACCACCGTCAGCGGCATTCCGATCACCGAACTCATGGATCCAGACACCATTACCCGCTTAGTTGAACGGACCCGCAACGGCGGGGCTGAGATTGTCAGCCTCATGCGGGCCGGGAGCGCCTACTTTGCCCCCGCCTCCTCCGCCAGCCTGATGGTGGAATCTATTCTATTCAACCGCTCACGCATCTTACCTGCCGCAGCCTATCTCCAGGGGCAATATGGTCTATCAGATATCTTCTTAGGCGTGCCCACCTGTCTTGGTCGTCAGGGCGTCTCTAAGGTTCTAGAGCTAGATCTCACGCAATCAGAGCATCAGGCACTAGAGGCCTCAGCCCAGTCTGTACGGCAGAACATCAAGACAGCTCAATCGCTGCTTGCCTAG
- the ndhO gene encoding NAD(P)H-quinone oxidoreductase subunit O has product MAVKKGSFVSIIREKFEGSVEAQASDKRLPPYVFEGTGEVVEVKGDYAQVKFLVPTPNVWLRLDQLEAAKKA; this is encoded by the coding sequence ATGGCCGTCAAAAAAGGAAGTTTTGTCAGCATTATCCGGGAAAAATTTGAGGGGAGCGTCGAAGCTCAGGCAAGCGACAAACGTCTTCCCCCCTACGTGTTTGAAGGGACTGGCGAAGTCGTTGAAGTCAAGGGCGACTACGCTCAAGTAAAGTTCTTGGTCCCGACCCCTAACGTCTGGCTGCGTCTAGACCAGCTTGAAGCTGCGAAGAAAGCGTAG
- a CDS encoding MFS transporter, giving the protein MKLNLSWLPQLDRQVWILAAGRLLSQWGSGLTFFYLPIFFVNQVGLSSSSVGFALSTASVSGVVGRILGGSMTDSAFWGRRRTLMLAVAISAVAALVISVANDFPSLVAGNLVMGMGVGLYWPATESTVADLSTAEQRNEAYAITRLADNVGLSLGVVVGGALIALANAYRILFVIDSVSFLIFLGVVYVAIPESAQGSARGRHGAKGWLVALQDRRLLIYITVNIMITTYLAQVNMVLPLYLKNFAQQGEGFSEAIISGLFTWNLILSVITQLPLARYLNRFSRPRVLMVSACAWAIGFLLVGLMGISENFGLLWAILALGGVAIATVIYAPAASSLVATLAPESLRGVYLSINSLCWAVGYFIGPLVGGIALDQTPAVAHSYWVGLAGSVAIALAILSFLDQRLQSA; this is encoded by the coding sequence ATGAAACTTAATTTATCTTGGCTGCCACAGCTCGATCGCCAAGTTTGGATTCTTGCTGCCGGTCGTCTGCTCTCCCAATGGGGCAGTGGCCTGACGTTTTTCTATTTGCCGATTTTCTTTGTCAATCAGGTCGGTCTTTCCTCCTCATCGGTGGGGTTTGCCCTCAGCACCGCCTCGGTTTCAGGCGTTGTGGGCCGCATCCTGGGCGGGTCGATGACGGATTCAGCCTTTTGGGGACGGCGGCGGACCCTAATGCTGGCGGTGGCAATCTCTGCAGTTGCTGCACTGGTGATCTCTGTTGCCAATGATTTCCCCTCTCTGGTGGCGGGGAATCTGGTTATGGGGATGGGGGTGGGACTCTACTGGCCGGCCACAGAATCAACGGTGGCGGACTTAAGTACGGCAGAGCAGCGGAATGAAGCCTATGCGATTACGCGACTGGCGGACAATGTGGGGCTGAGTTTAGGGGTGGTCGTGGGCGGGGCGCTGATTGCTCTTGCAAACGCCTATCGCATTTTATTCGTGATCGATTCAGTGTCGTTTCTGATCTTCTTAGGCGTCGTTTACGTGGCGATTCCAGAGTCAGCTCAGGGATCGGCGCGGGGCCGTCATGGGGCCAAGGGATGGCTCGTGGCCCTGCAGGATCGACGGCTGCTGATTTACATCACGGTCAACATCATGATCACCACTTATCTAGCCCAGGTGAATATGGTTTTGCCCCTTTATCTCAAGAACTTTGCCCAGCAGGGCGAGGGCTTCTCCGAAGCAATCATTAGCGGTTTATTTACCTGGAATTTAATCCTGAGCGTGATCACGCAACTGCCGCTGGCGCGCTATCTCAATCGCTTCAGCCGTCCTCGGGTGCTAATGGTATCGGCCTGTGCCTGGGCCATTGGCTTCTTGCTGGTGGGACTGATGGGTATCTCAGAGAATTTCGGCTTATTGTGGGCAATTTTGGCGCTGGGAGGGGTTGCGATCGCAACCGTCATCTACGCTCCTGCGGCTTCTTCGTTGGTGGCAACGCTAGCGCCCGAATCCTTACGCGGCGTTTATCTATCGATTAACTCTCTTTGCTGGGCTGTGGGTTATTTTATCGGACCTTTAGTTGGCGGCATTGCTTTGGATCAGACGCCTGCCGTTGCCCATAGTTACTGGGTCGGGTTGGCTGGATCAGTTGCGATCGCCCTTGCAATCTTGAGTTTTCTGGACCAACGCCTGCAGTCTGCCTGA
- a CDS encoding DUF5942 domain-containing protein: protein MKKLFLLVLFLVGLGFAIANFPGLSAQGKYSSIVLDFRESLSTSDIEQRVDAIATQYSVEVDYNSEFSKSDHIFVLKGQEELLNKLRASDLKELTEFIEPNYLYQASRAPNDPDYSKQWNMRSINVESAWERTRGRGTTVAVIDTGISTVPDLKQTRLVPGYDFVNDRASADDDHGHGTHVAGTVAQSTNNGFGVSGIAYEAQLMPLKVLSRQGGGTVSDIAEAIRFAADHKADVINMSLGGGGESKLMREAIEYAHKKGVVIVAAAGNAGRNAAEYPARYPHVIGVSALDSVGNKAPYSNFGAGVDIAAPGGSIQDRNGTGGILQNTITPQGDSVFAAFQGTSMAAPHVAGVAALIRSSGIQNPDQVEKILQQSALPSPGDSANHFGAGKLDAAAAVVLSAQKSFGLGGLLAWLRNGLFFGSRIWFDAGAINWGLKLGTLGLACLIAWSWRSLLPSPWNSSLLMGLNLGSVGFFLLRGLYFVDLPQWPLRVLGSSIPELGGALQGTIVLNPLFANALIPLFLIALLLSHPQWKWFAIGSAIGVTACLAVSAVVFPGVLWISNPILARGYLGVNALFCFAVARLAAKSPAS from the coding sequence ATGAAAAAATTATTCCTGTTGGTGCTGTTCCTGGTTGGGCTGGGCTTCGCCATTGCTAACTTTCCGGGGCTGTCAGCACAAGGCAAATACAGCTCCATTGTTCTAGACTTCAGAGAAAGCTTGAGTACGTCAGACATTGAGCAACGGGTGGATGCGATCGCAACTCAATACAGCGTCGAAGTTGATTACAACAGCGAATTCTCAAAGAGCGACCATATCTTCGTTCTCAAAGGTCAAGAGGAATTGCTCAACAAACTCCGCGCCTCTGATCTGAAAGAACTCACAGAATTTATTGAACCTAACTATCTGTATCAGGCATCCCGAGCGCCCAACGACCCTGACTACAGCAAGCAGTGGAACATGCGCAGCATCAACGTCGAATCTGCTTGGGAACGCACACGCGGCAGAGGCACCACTGTAGCGGTGATTGACACCGGTATTTCAACCGTCCCCGACCTGAAGCAGACTCGGCTGGTCCCTGGATATGACTTTGTGAACGATAGAGCAAGTGCAGATGATGACCACGGGCACGGCACGCATGTTGCAGGCACTGTCGCCCAGTCCACCAACAACGGGTTTGGCGTTTCGGGAATTGCCTATGAGGCTCAGTTGATGCCTCTAAAAGTTCTCAGCCGACAAGGCGGCGGCACTGTCTCAGATATTGCCGAGGCCATTCGGTTCGCTGCCGACCATAAAGCCGACGTAATTAATATGAGCTTGGGCGGTGGCGGCGAGAGCAAACTGATGCGCGAAGCGATTGAATATGCTCATAAAAAAGGTGTCGTTATTGTGGCCGCTGCCGGTAACGCGGGTCGCAACGCCGCCGAATATCCAGCCCGCTATCCCCACGTGATTGGTGTCTCTGCTTTAGATTCAGTGGGTAATAAAGCCCCTTACTCTAACTTTGGAGCGGGTGTTGATATTGCGGCTCCTGGCGGGTCCATACAAGACAGAAACGGAACGGGTGGCATTCTCCAAAACACCATTACGCCACAGGGAGACTCTGTCTTTGCAGCTTTTCAAGGTACCAGTATGGCTGCTCCCCACGTTGCGGGGGTTGCAGCCTTGATTCGCTCTTCTGGTATCCAGAATCCTGATCAGGTTGAAAAGATCCTTCAGCAGTCGGCTTTGCCCAGTCCCGGTGATTCTGCCAATCATTTTGGGGCCGGGAAGTTAGATGCGGCGGCGGCAGTGGTCCTGTCAGCCCAAAAAAGCTTTGGTTTAGGTGGATTGCTCGCTTGGCTACGGAACGGTCTGTTCTTTGGCTCTCGAATTTGGTTTGATGCTGGAGCGATTAACTGGGGGCTTAAGCTTGGCACCTTGGGTTTAGCTTGCCTGATCGCCTGGTCTTGGCGTTCCCTTTTGCCATCACCCTGGAATAGTTCTTTGCTGATGGGCCTTAATCTAGGCAGCGTCGGCTTTTTTCTACTGCGGGGGCTGTACTTTGTCGATTTGCCGCAGTGGCCGTTGCGAGTCCTCGGTAGCTCAATTCCCGAACTAGGCGGTGCTTTGCAGGGGACAATCGTATTGAATCCTCTATTTGCAAATGCTCTGATTCCGCTATTTTTGATTGCGCTGCTGCTCAGCCATCCGCAGTGGAAGTGGTTCGCGATTGGGAGTGCGATCGGTGTTACGGCTTGTTTGGCCGTCAGTGCTGTTGTTTTCCCCGGCGTACTTTGGATTAGCAATCCTATTCTGGCGCGGGGGTATTTAGGTGTGAATGCTCTGTTCTGTTTTGCGGTTGCGCGGCTAGCAGCTAAATCGCCAGCATCATAG